From Cellulomonas chengniuliangii, the proteins below share one genomic window:
- a CDS encoding polyamine ABC transporter substrate-binding protein yields MTAARRPPITDPRVRALVAAARAPRGAGLSRRSFLAGALGAAGAAALAACGTGPTPGGGAGAANGSGSENLVRWANWTLYLDQDDSGTSYPTLEAFQEASGITVRYAEDIEDNDSFYGKVQGQLANGQDIGHDLVTLTDWMAARLIRLGYAQELDRSRIPNAENILPNLADVDFDPGRTHSLTWQSGFGGLAWDTTKLPNGLGAVSDLWAPELAGRVEVLSEMRDTIGLIMLDQGVDPSGAWGDDEFGAAVALLEDKISSGHIRQVRGNSYTQDLVSGDAVAVIGWSGDITALNYENDDRFEFRIPEAGGTLWSDNLLVPVGSPNKDGAESLIDYYYDPEVAAQVAAWVNYITPVQGAREAMAEIDPELADDQLIFPDEDTLDQVKVFRSLTPDEEERYNGQFLDVIGA; encoded by the coding sequence ATGACAGCCGCCCGCCGTCCCCCGATCACCGACCCCCGCGTGCGCGCGCTCGTCGCCGCGGCGCGCGCCCCCCGCGGCGCCGGCCTCTCGCGACGCTCCTTCCTGGCGGGCGCGCTCGGCGCCGCCGGGGCAGCCGCCCTGGCCGCGTGCGGCACCGGTCCGACGCCCGGCGGTGGGGCGGGGGCGGCCAACGGGTCCGGCTCCGAGAACCTGGTGCGCTGGGCGAACTGGACCCTGTACCTCGACCAGGACGACAGCGGCACGTCGTACCCCACGCTCGAGGCGTTCCAGGAGGCCTCGGGCATCACGGTCCGCTACGCCGAGGACATCGAGGACAACGACTCGTTCTACGGCAAGGTCCAGGGCCAGCTCGCGAACGGCCAGGACATCGGCCACGACCTCGTCACCCTCACGGACTGGATGGCCGCTCGGCTCATCCGGCTCGGCTACGCCCAAGAGCTCGACCGGTCCAGGATCCCCAACGCGGAGAACATCCTGCCGAACCTCGCCGACGTGGACTTCGACCCCGGCCGCACCCACTCGCTGACCTGGCAGTCGGGCTTCGGCGGCCTCGCCTGGGACACCACCAAGCTCCCCAACGGCCTGGGCGCCGTCTCGGACCTGTGGGCGCCTGAGCTCGCCGGGCGGGTCGAGGTCCTCTCGGAGATGCGCGACACGATCGGGCTGATCATGCTCGACCAGGGCGTCGACCCGAGCGGCGCGTGGGGGGACGACGAGTTCGGCGCGGCGGTGGCGCTGCTGGAGGACAAGATCTCCTCCGGCCACATCCGCCAGGTCCGGGGGAACTCCTACACCCAGGACCTGGTCTCGGGCGACGCGGTCGCGGTGATCGGCTGGTCGGGAGACATCACCGCGCTGAACTACGAGAACGACGACAGGTTCGAGTTCCGCATCCCCGAGGCCGGCGGCACGCTGTGGAGCGACAACCTGCTGGTGCCCGTGGGCTCCCCGAACAAGGACGGCGCGGAGTCGCTGATCGATTACTACTACGACCCCGAGGTCGCCGCGCAGGTGGCCGCCTGGGTGAACTACATCACGCCGGTGCAGGGCGCGCGGGAGGCGATGGCGGAGATCGATCCCGAGCTCGCGGACGACCAGCTGATCTTCCCGGACGAGGACACGCTCGACCAGGTGAAGGTCTTCCGCAGCCTCACGCCCGACGAGGAGGAGCGCTACAACGGCCAGTTCCTCGACGTCATCGGCGCCTGA